In Gossypium arboreum isolate Shixiya-1 chromosome 6, ASM2569848v2, whole genome shotgun sequence, the following are encoded in one genomic region:
- the LOC108486321 gene encoding uncharacterized protein LOC108486321 translates to MAGGGNKRRSNNNKNKNSNSNSNSNSQNKTNSGRGRSKSSSTRIRNSLFVEGGLLSDWQLDSQGRNRNGNRIGNRISGLGSDRAKASTSKNGPSTKIGGSAIRYEYPSLDLQDPESDILANKGDNKKDEMHPIILLSKESQIVAYMDQTTPSKPSLVNYTYGYGSDFVLGDKSHRGLGFDDESEATPSGIESCSKKMEEQEGACSNLSSSETEADAGHDDDNNNSSKVDAGVAEELIFNELSPKKNAGFLSIGGVKLYTQDMSDAETDEDYDGNSLGDESSGTTDQEEQDGVYESDDSVVSSDDDSDIDEEVAEDYLEGIGGEGSVLDTKWLVGQVLNDSDDDSSSNTSFDDTLEKLGGIALQDASMEYGMQKNQSRNKYSGGAKDALSPALDDLMLVKDPRTKSAKKKHVAKLPQSWPLLEQKSKNSRKFPGEKKKHRKEMIAVKRRERMLRRGVDLEKINSKLEQIVLDQVDMFAFQPMHPRDCSQVRRLAAIYRLSSGCQGSGKKRFVTVTRTQYTSMPSSSDKLRLEKLIGAGDEDADFPVNEGFNIKALDSGRARAQKVAKGSGLKKAGSSNIGESGEKRRSGKKVSYASQPVSFISSGVMVSETDEIRTTDPEGTSESYEHKDIIRSAQFGAFEVHTKGFGSKMMAKMGFVEGGGLGKDGQGMAQPIEVIQRPKSLGLGVNFTSTSSDSDRVHHKSGGASENRSKRFGDSSKDQHKSFGAFEKHTKGFGSKMMAKMGFVEGMGLGKDSQGIVNPLVASRLPKSRGLGANH, encoded by the exons ATGGCAGGTGGTGGAAATAAGAGAAGATCAAATAATAACAAGAATAAGAACAGCAACAGCAACAGCAACAGCAACAGCCAAAATAAAACGAACAGTGGCCGAGGAAGATCCAAATCTTCGTCTACTCGAATCAGGAACTCTCTTTTTGTTGAGGGTGGTCTTTTATCCGATTGGCAGTTGGATTCCCAAG GAAGGAATAGAAACGGGAATCGAATCGGGAATCGAATTTCTGGGTTGGGTTCTGATAGGGCAAAGGCTTCTACTTCAAAGAATGGGCCATCAACAAAGATTGGTGGTAGTGCTATAAGATATGAGTACCCTTCTCTCGATCTTCAA GATCCAGAATCAGATATTCTGGCCAATAAGGGAGATAATAAAAAGGATGAGATGCATCCTATTATTTTGCTTTCAAAGGAGAGCCAAATCGTTGCTTACATGGACCAAACCACACCTTCGAAGCCTAGTCTtgtaaattatacttatggatatggTTCAGATTTTGTACTAGGTGATAAATCACACAGAGGATTAggttttgatgatgaatctgaggCAACCCCCAGTGGAATTGAGTCATGCTCAAAGAAAATGGAAGAACAAGAAGGAGCATGTTCTAATTTATCATCCTCTGAGACAGAAGCTGATGCTGGtcatgatgatgataataataatagtagcaaGGTTGATGCTGGTGTGGCTGAAGAGTTGATTTTTAATGAATTATCCCCAAAGAAAAATGCAGGGTTTTTGTCAATTGGAGGTGTGAAATTGTATACTCAAGATATGTCTGATGCAGAAACTGATGAGGACTATGATGGAAACTCACTAGGTGATGAAAGCTCTGGAACAACTGATCAAGAGGAACAAGATGGAGTATATGAGAGTGATGACTCTGTAGTTTCTTCAGATGATGATTCAGATATTGATGAAGAGGTTGCAGAAGATTACTTAGAAGGAATTGGTGGTGAGGGTAGTGTTTTGGATACCAAGTGGTTGGTAGGTCAGGTTTTGAATGATTCTGATGATGATAGTTCTTCTAATACTTCTTTTGATGACACATTAGAGAAGCTGGGTGGGATTGCTCTCCAAGATGCGTCTATGGAATATGGCATGCAGAAGAATCAGTCTAGAAATAAATACTCTGGAGGCGCTAAAGATGCTTTGTCACCGGCCTTGGATGATCTTATGCTAGTAAAGGATCCAAGAACCAAGTCTGCTAAAAAGAAACATGTTGCCAAGTTGCCTCAGTCTTGGCCTTTACTGGAACAAAAGAGCAAGAATTCCCGAAAATTTCCTG GTGAAAAGAAGAAACATCGCAAGGAAATGATTGCTGTGAAGCGCCGTGAAAGAATGCTTCGTCGAGGTGTTGATCTTGAGAAAATTAATTCG AAATTAGAGCAGATTGTTTTAGATCAGGTCGATATGTTTGCTTTTCAGCCAATGCATCCTCGGGATTGTTCACAG GTAAGAAGATTAGCTGCAATTTACCGTTTGTCGAGCGGATGCCAGGGTTCTGGAAAGAAAAG GTTTGTGACAGTAACACGGACACAATACACTTCCATGCCGTCTTCCAGTGACAAACTTCGCCTGGAAAAG CTAATTGGAGCTGGTGACGAGGATGCAGACTTCCCTGTTAATGAGGGGTTTAATATAAAGGCATTGGATTCAGGCAGAGCAAGAGCACAGAAGGTTGCTAAAGGGAGTGGCTTAAAGAAAGCCGGTTCTAGTAACATTGGTGAATCAGGTGAGAAACGACGAAGTGGGAAAAAGGTTTCCTATGCAAGTCAACCTGTCTCATTTATATCGAGTGGCGTCATGGTATCTGAAACTGATGAGATCAGAACTACGGATCCTGAGGGCACATCAGAAAGTTACGAACACAAAGATATCATCAGATCAGCACAGTTTGGTGCATTCGAGGTACATACAAAGGGTTTTGGATCCAAAATGATGGCGAAAATGGGATTTGTTGAAGGTGGAGGGTTAGGAAAAGATGGTCAAGGTATGGCACAGCCTATTGAAGTCATACAGCGGCCTAAATCCCTTGGGTTGGGTGTGAATTTCACCAGCACAAGCAGTGACTCGGATAGGGTACATCATAAATCCGGCGGAGCTTCTGAAAATCGTAGCAAACGTTTTGGTGACTCATCGAAGGATCAGCATAAATCTTTTGGAGCCTTTGAAAAGCATACCAAAGGTTTTGGATCCAAAATGATGGCTAAGATGGGTTTTGTTGAAGGTATGGGGTTAGGCAAGGATTCACAAGGCATTGTTAATCCTTTGGTCGCTTCTAGGCTCCCAAAATCACGAGGATTAGGTGCTAATCATTAA
- the LOC108486220 gene encoding LOW QUALITY PROTEIN: transmembrane 9 superfamily member 11 (The sequence of the model RefSeq protein was modified relative to this genomic sequence to represent the inferred CDS: inserted 1 base in 1 codon) has product MGNFGIWVLTICLIFQSGFGFYLPGSYPLKHVVGNYLSVKVNSLTSIDTEMPFSYYSLPFCKPVEGVKDSAENLGELLMGDRIENSPYRFKMHTNETEIFLCQTNKLSSDDFKLLTKRIDEMYQVNLILDNLPAIRYTRKEGFMLRWTGYPIGVKIKDVYYVFNHLKFKVLVHKYEETNVARVMGTGDAVEGFPSVGNKGSDVPGYMVVGFEVIPCSVMHNGDLVKNLKMYEKYPSPIKCEPTTVSMPIKEGEPIVFTYEVTFEESDIKWPSRWDAYLKMEGAKVHWFSILNSLMVITFLAGIVLVIFLRTVRRDLTRYEELDKEAQALVNEELSGWKLVVGDVFRAPSNPALLCVMVGDGVQILGMAIVTILFAALGFMSPASRGTLITGMLFSYMILGIAAGYVAVRLWRTIGFGDHKGWVSVAWKAACFFPGIAFFILTILNFLLWXSHSTGAIPFSLFVILLLLWFCISVPLTLVGGYFGAKAPHIEYPVRTNQIPREIPAQKYPSWLLVLGAGTLPFGTLFIELFFIMSSIWMGRVYYVFGFLFIVLVLLVVVCAEVSLVLTYMHLCVEDWKWWWKSFFASGSVAIYIFLYSINYLIFDLKSLSGPVSATLYLGYSLFMVLTIMFATGTVGFLSSFWFVHYLFSSVKLD; this is encoded by the exons ATGGGTAATTTTGGGATCTGGGTATTAACAATTTGCTTGATATTTCAATCTGGGTTCGGGTTTTATTTGCCTGGTAGCTACCCTCTGAAACATGTGGTAGGGAATTATTTGTCTGTCAAAGTGAATTCCTTGACTTCCATTGATACCGAAATGCCCTTTAGCTATTACAGTTTACCCTTTTGTAAGCCTGTAGAGGGTGTTAAGGATAGTGCTGAGAATCTTGGTGAGCTTCTCATGGGAGATCGGATTGAGAACTCACCATATAGGTTTAAGATGCACACTAATGAAACTGAGATCTTCTTGTGTCAAACCAATAAGCTCTCGTCTGATGATTTTAAGTTGTTGACGAAGAGGATTGATGAGATGTATCAAGTTAACTTGATTCTCGATAATCTGCCTGCTATAAGGTATACTAGGAAAGAGGGTTTTATGTTGAGGTGGACCGGGTATCCAATTGGTGTTAAGATTAAGGATGTGTATTATGTGTTTAATCATTTGAAATTTAAGGTACTTGTTCATAAGTATGAAGAAACAAATGTAGCACGTGTTATGGGGACTGGGGATGCTGTTGAGGGTTTCCCTAGTGTCGGCAATAAGGGATCTGATGTTCCTGGTTATATGGTTGTCGGGTTTGAGGTGATTCCTTGCAGTGTCATGCATAATGGTGACTTGGTTAAGAACTTGAAAATGTATGAAAAATACCCATCTCCGATTAAATGCGAACCGACTACTGTATCAATGCCCATCAAGGAAGGTGAGCCAATTGTCTTCACCTACGAGGTTACTTTCGAGGAGAGCGATATCAAGTGGCCATCTCGTTGGGATGCTTATTTGAAGATGGAGGGAGCTAAAGTCCATTGGTTCTCTATCTTGAATTCTCTTATGGTGATCACTTTCCTCGCCGGTATAGTCCTTGTGATCTTCTTAAGGACTGTCAGGCGGGATCTGACTCGGTATGAGGAGCTCGATAAGGAGGCGCAAGCATTGGTGAACGAGGAGCTTTCTGGGTGGAAGCTAGTTGTTGGGGATGTTTTCCGTGCCCCATCCAATCCTGCCCTTTTGTGTGTTATGGTTGGGGATGGAGTTCAAATCCTTGGGATGGCAATTGTGACAATATTGTTTGCGGCTCTTGGATTTATGTCACCAGCATCCCGTGGAACTCTCATTACAGGTATGCTATTTTCCTACATGATTCTTGGTATTGCAGCTGGCTACGTTGCAGTTCGTCTTTGGAGAACAATTGGCTTCGGTGATCACAAAGGATGGGTTTCCGTTGCTTGGAAAGCTGCTTGTTTCTTCCCCGGTATTGCCTTTTTCATTCTAACCATTTTGAATTTCCTGTTGT GAAGTCACAGCACTGGAGCTATTCCATTTTCTCTCTTTGTTATTCTACTTTTACTTTGGTTCTGTATCTCGGTTCCACTCACCCTAGTTGGTGGATACTTTGGGGCTAAGGCACCTCATATTGAATACCCTGTTCGAACCAACCAAATCCCTCGGGAAATTCCAGCTCAAAAGTACCCATCGTGGTTGTTAGTTCTTGGTGCTGGGACTCTACCATTTGGTACCCTTTTCATCGAGCTTTTCTTCATCATGTCTAGCATTTGGATGGGACGAGTTTACTACGTCTTTGGGTTTCTGTTCATTGTTCTGGTCTTACTTGTTGTGGTTTGCGCTGAAGTATCTTTGGTGTTAACTTACATGCATCTGTGTGTGGAGGACTGGAAATGGTGGTGGAAATCATTCTTTGCATCCGGTTCAGTTGCCATCTACATCTTCCTGTACTCCATAAACTATCTCATATTTGATCTTAAGAGCTTGAGTGGACCTGTCTCAGCTACTTTGTACTTGGGGTATTCTCTCTTCATGGTTCTCACAATCATGTTCGCAACCGGCACAGTTGGATTCCTTTCTTCTTTCTGGTTTGTGCATTACTTATTCTCTTCGGTAAAGCTGGATTGA